The following nucleotide sequence is from Longimicrobiales bacterium.
GACCCACCCATCCCCCGGGACAGACCGGTGTCCTTTCCCAGAATCTCGGCGAAGAGCTTCCTGGGGCTCGAGCCCAACGCGAGAACATGGGAATGGGAGCGGTGCGCGCCGAAGATTCTGTCGGTCTTCCTCAGCAGCGCTGAGACCCCAACCGCTACGCCCTCCTGACCAACCCCCAGGTGGACCGGTCCACCGATCAGACCGTCCTCGCGGGCCTTGGCCAGAATCCGCTCGGCGATCCGGATGGTCACCATCCCTCGCGTGAGCGGTTCGAGGACCTCCAGGGTGGTGCCCCTCAGGTCGATCGGTTCGTGAAGCTGGGTCGGATCAGCGAGAACTCCGGGAAGCTGCCCTTCCATCAAATCAGGCTCCGTAGAACAAGTGAATCGACTCGACGATGTACGCCACGTCGTCGTCGCTGAGTGCAGTGTTCATCGGCGGCATCATGCAGCGTTCGAAGAAGCGCTCAGTTCGCGGCAGGTCTACATCAAAACCGAGTTCCGAGAATTGATGGACCGGCGTGCCCGCCCACTGGATGATCGTACGGATTCCCCGCTCCAGCAGATACGCACGCAGTTCGTCGCGACGGTCCGCCTGCATCTCGAAGTTCTGATACACGTCGAAGTGGCGCGGGTCAGCATCGGGGGCCGGCGGGAGTTGGACCTGATCCAGGTCACCGAGGCCCGCATGGTAGAGCGCGGCGATCTTACGCCGCCGCTCGATGTCCTGCGGATAGCTCTTCAACTTGAAGTCGAGCACGGCCGCCTGAACGTTGTCCAGCCGCGAATTCAGGCCCCATGCAACGACCCGGCCGTGCTCATTCCGACCGTGGTCCCGCAGCAGCCCCATCTCACGGGCCAGATCGTCCTCATTCGTAAAGATCGCGCCACCGTCACCAAAGCATCCGAGCATCTTGGCCGGGTAGAAGCTGATGGTGCCGAAGCGCCCGAATGTCCCGGCGCACCGGCCCTTGAACTTCGATCCAAGTGCCTGCGCAGCATCTTCGTAGACTTCGAGTCCGTGACGCTCTGCGATGGCTTGAATGGCGTCCATGTCACAGGTCCGTCCATTCACCTGGACCGGCATGATCCCCTTCGTACGTGGGGTGATCCGATGCTCGATATCACCCGGATCCAGCATGTTTTCCGGACCGCACTCCGCAAGAACCGGCGTCGCTCCGACCATGTGGACCGAGGCCGCGGTCGCGATGTAGGTGTGCGACGGCATGATCACCTCATCTCCCGGACCAACGCCACAGGCCTTGAGGCCGATGATGAGGGCATCGGTTCCGTTTGCTACTCCCAGCACATGCTTGGCACCGGTGAAGTTGCGGACGTTCTGTTCGAAATCTCTCAGGTCCTTCTGCATGATGAACGCGCCACGCCGGCAAACGTCCGTCATGATGGCCAGGATTTCCTCTTCCTGGGCAGTGAAGAGTTCGGAGTAGGGGAAGAACGGAATCTGGCGAATGACTGTCATTGGGCTGGAGTAGGGGATGAGGGGGGCAATCAGTCGGCCATTCGGGCGGCGCAGAAAATCACTTTGTGCTGCTGATCCGACTGGTCGGCAGCCAGCGCCTGAGGCGGGAGCTTCGGCGCGGTGTCCACGTCAATCTCAGCCGGCATCGGGATCAGTGCGCCAAACGCCAACTTCTTAAGCAACTTCTTCGCTCGCATCGAATTCGGGATCAGGCCGAGCCTGGAGGCCGCGGCCTTCACCGGACGAAGAACGCGCTGCCTCAATCCGACCGTGGCAACAGGCGTATCGCCAAAGAAAGTCACATCGAACCCCCTGGCGGACAACTCTTTCGAGAGCTCGCTCACGCCAAGGTAGCGGTGGCTGTGCGGCGAGGGATTGAAATCGAAAAGGTCTTTGTTCGCGGTGGCGATCAAGAGGTGGCCGCCCGGCCGGAGAACGCGATGGCATTCATCGAAGAATCCGTCCACATCGGGCAGATAATAGAGGGCCTCGAAGAGCAGAACGACGTCGAACCGGTCCGCCTCGAAAGGCATCTCCAAGGCGTCGAACTGCCCAAAAACGAAGCGGTCGCCGTAGTGGCCACGGGCAACGGAAAGGAGCGGTTCAGAAATATCACTGGCCCGCACGGAGGTAGCGAGCGAGCCAATATACCCCACCCCCTGACCGGCGCCGCAGGCGACTTCTAGGACGTCTCGGCCGCAACAATATTCTCCGGCCCAGTAGTAGCGACGAGCCATCCGCTCGACCTGCTCGCGGGTCACATCGTCACCGGAGACCTCCGTCAATTCGGTGTAGTCGAGCGTCATCGGGACCAGCTGTTGAGAGATGTTGGCTGGCAGCCGAATACAGGGCTGCGTCCGTAGCGAGCGTGTCCAAAACTTAGTTGAAAATTGAAGTGACATCCGACCTCAACTAAGGTGGTGTGGGAACACAACACCGAACCGACAAAAAAGAAGGCGGTCACCGAGGCAAAGGGTGCCACAGCTTGTGCGACGAGGCAAGAAGGACCGGAGGATGGGGGAGCCGAACGAGCTCGACCGAGAGGTAATTGAGGGCACAAACGCGGAAACGGACCGGTTGTTCAGGCCTCGGCCCATTGGGCGAGCATGAAGAGGATCCAGAGGAGTCTGGCACGGCGTTCCCGGCCAAGACCGGCGGAGTCGTTCAGGACCCTTACCATCTCGGCAGCCCGGAAGTTCTCGCGCATGAAGCCGCTGTCCATCAGGGACTCGCGGATGGTGCCAGCAAACGCCCCGTCCACCCAGTCCGCGAGAGGGATTTCGAAGCCCCGCTTGGGAGCGTGAGCCACTCCGTGGGGAAGGAGCCGGTCTGCGAGAGCTCGCAGGATCGGCTTGGTGCGCTTGCCCCTGAAGTGGAGCTTTCGCGGAAGCCGCGCAGCCAATTCCATGACGCCGTGGTCCAGAAATGGACTTCTCGCCTCAAGGCTGCTCGCCATTGTCGCAATGTCCATCTTGAACAGAAGGCAGTCCCCCGTTCCGACGGACAGGTCGAGGGCCATGAAGCGGGCAAGCTCTTCACGGGGGAGGAGGCATTCCCACTCCTCCTCGAGAAACTGGGCCGTCGGTCGAACTGAAGTAGGACTCCGGTAAAGAGCCTGCTTTTCGGCCTCCGAGAAGCCATCGCTCGACCACGTCAGGTACCGTTCACCCGGCGGGCACAGGACTCCCTTGAGAAAGCGAAAGCCCAAGGCGTAAGGGGTGCGATGACCCCGCGGGCGTGGCAAATGGGAGTGAACCCCATCGACGAGAGCCTTGGGCAGCATCGAGAACAACGCGCTCGCCTGCTGCGCGCGCCGGACAGCCCATGCTCGCCGGTATCCGGCGAAGAGTTCGTCCGCCCCCTCACCGTTCAAGACCACCTTCAGGTCGGACGAAGCAGCGGCAGCAACCGCAAAAGAAGGAAGTGCCGACGGGTCGGCGAAGGGTTCCCCATACGCGGCAACGACCCGAGGCAACAGCGCTTCGGGGTCCGGATCAAGACGGATCTCCGTGTGGTCCGTCCCATATTTCTGCGCGACGAGCCGAGCAAGCCCGCTCTCGTCGTAGGCCGCCTCGCCTAGGCCGATCGTGAACGTCTTCAGTGGCTGGTCGACCATTCCCGCCGCCAAGGCAACCAGAAGTCCGCTGTCGATGCCGCCAGACAGGAATACCCCGACCGGTACGTCGGCGCGGAGACGGATCCGCAGTGCCTCGGTAAGAGCTTCTTCGGTCGCGTCCACCGCAGATTTGAAGCTGAGCCCTGCCATTTCGGGGGCGGGAGCCGGCAGTAACCAGTAGCGCCCCTGTCTCAGATCGAGCTTGGCGTCGGCCTCCACGTAGCCGCCGGCCGGAACTTCGCGGATCTTCCTGTAAATCGTCGACAGCCCCGGGACGTAACCCAGAGTCAGGTAATGATGAAGCGACTCCGGATCGACACCACCCATGTCGGTGGCCGACTTCATCGTATTCAGCTCGGAAGCGAAAACCAGGCGTCCGTCCGAAATCGAATAGTACAGGGGCTTCTTTCCAGCCCGATCCCGGATGAGT
It contains:
- a CDS encoding DegT/DnrJ/EryC1/StrS family aminotransferase, translating into MTVIRQIPFFPYSELFTAQEEEILAIMTDVCRRGAFIMQKDLRDFEQNVRNFTGAKHVLGVANGTDALIIGLKACGVGPGDEVIMPSHTYIATAASVHMVGATPVLAECGPENMLDPGDIEHRITPRTKGIMPVQVNGRTCDMDAIQAIAERHGLEVYEDAAQALGSKFKGRCAGTFGRFGTISFYPAKMLGCFGDGGAIFTNEDDLAREMGLLRDHGRNEHGRVVAWGLNSRLDNVQAAVLDFKLKSYPQDIERRRKIAALYHAGLGDLDQVQLPPAPDADPRHFDVYQNFEMQADRRDELRAYLLERGIRTIIQWAGTPVHQFSELGFDVDLPRTERFFERCMMPPMNTALSDDDVAYIVESIHLFYGA
- a CDS encoding class I SAM-dependent methyltransferase, with the protein product MTLDYTELTEVSGDDVTREQVERMARRYYWAGEYCCGRDVLEVACGAGQGVGYIGSLATSVRASDISEPLLSVARGHYGDRFVFGQFDALEMPFEADRFDVVLLFEALYYLPDVDGFFDECHRVLRPGGHLLIATANKDLFDFNPSPHSHRYLGVSELSKELSARGFDVTFFGDTPVATVGLRQRVLRPVKAAASRLGLIPNSMRAKKLLKKLAFGALIPMPAEIDVDTAPKLPPQALAADQSDQQHKVIFCAARMAD
- the asnB gene encoding asparagine synthase (glutamine-hydrolyzing) codes for the protein MCGVAGVFTPGGGLPAETHERISRMARCMVHRGPDHEGLWVSEDGAVGLAHRRLSIIDLSADGNQPMASPSGRYRLSYNGEVYNYLELRAELEARGRSFQTRSDTEVLLAAFEEFGLLPAIEKVHGMFAIAVWDEQSHVLSLIRDRAGKKPLYYSISDGRLVFASELNTMKSATDMGGVDPESLHHYLTLGYVPGLSTIYRKIREVPAGGYVEADAKLDLRQGRYWLLPAPAPEMAGLSFKSAVDATEEALTEALRIRLRADVPVGVFLSGGIDSGLLVALAAGMVDQPLKTFTIGLGEAAYDESGLARLVAQKYGTDHTEIRLDPDPEALLPRVVAAYGEPFADPSALPSFAVAAAASSDLKVVLNGEGADELFAGYRRAWAVRRAQQASALFSMLPKALVDGVHSHLPRPRGHRTPYALGFRFLKGVLCPPGERYLTWSSDGFSEAEKQALYRSPTSVRPTAQFLEEEWECLLPREELARFMALDLSVGTGDCLLFKMDIATMASSLEARSPFLDHGVMELAARLPRKLHFRGKRTKPILRALADRLLPHGVAHAPKRGFEIPLADWVDGAFAGTIRESLMDSGFMRENFRAAEMVRVLNDSAGLGRERRARLLWILFMLAQWAEA